The following proteins are co-located in the Mesorhizobium sp. M1E.F.Ca.ET.045.02.1.1 genome:
- a CDS encoding TetR/AcrR family transcriptional regulator → MATDTRTRMIEATALLIRRRGYHGTSLNDILSASGAPRGSLYFHFPGGKDQLVIEVTRDSVAKVTERLAADLATEGDPAVAVRRIYQSVARMLEENEFSLGCPVAPVVLDAPNDVPDLVEICRSAFEQWIGLLHQAFVRAGVAERRAQALALLVESSLEGLMVIARATRDRSALAVVADEVVALVEAAVRSGKTKQSAHAADLPP, encoded by the coding sequence GTGGCGACGGACACGCGCACCCGCATGATCGAGGCGACGGCGCTGCTCATCAGGCGGCGCGGCTATCACGGCACCTCGCTCAACGACATTTTGAGCGCCAGCGGCGCTCCTCGCGGCTCGCTCTATTTCCATTTCCCGGGCGGCAAGGACCAACTGGTCATCGAGGTTACGCGCGACAGCGTGGCAAAGGTCACCGAGCGGCTCGCCGCCGATCTTGCCACGGAAGGCGACCCGGCCGTCGCCGTCCGCCGTATCTACCAGTCGGTGGCACGCATGCTGGAAGAGAACGAATTCTCGCTCGGCTGCCCGGTCGCGCCGGTGGTGCTGGACGCGCCGAACGATGTGCCCGACCTCGTGGAGATCTGCCGCTCGGCCTTCGAGCAGTGGATCGGCCTGTTGCACCAGGCCTTCGTCAGGGCAGGGGTGGCCGAGCGCCGCGCGCAAGCGCTGGCGCTGTTAGTCGAATCCTCGCTCGAGGGCCTGATGGTGATCGCCCGCGCCACCCGCGACCGCTCGGCGCTTGCGGTCGTGGCTGACGAAGTGGTGGCCTTGGTCGAGGCGGCGGTGCGCTCGGGCAAGACGAAGCAGAGCGCGCACGCTGCTGATCTCCCCCCTTGA
- a CDS encoding NAD(P)-dependent alcohol dehydrogenase: MQKYRLEGFGGIEKLVAREEAMLRPGPHQIVVRVRATSLNRRDTMILNGTYPLTPRAGIVPLSDGAGEVAAVGDGVTRFAVGDRVTGSYFARWVDGRMHPGIVDQLGCTLDGMLSEYALLDEQWAVRLPDHLSWHEATTFTCAGLTAWSAVTGAEIPKPGQWVLVIGSGGVALFALQFAKLAGCRVAAVTSRGEKADRVRALGADLVIAATETPEWGMKLREATGGIDLVVETGGPATFAQSLIASTLYGRIVLLTVQDQKGKSVEIPSAVYQRSLATISRVFVGSRNELEAMLAAVATHRLKPIIDRVFPFAEGREAYRHFQQGDVFGKVVIDGV, from the coding sequence ATGCAGAAATATCGGCTTGAAGGATTCGGCGGGATCGAGAAGCTGGTGGCGCGCGAGGAGGCGATGCTACGGCCCGGCCCGCACCAGATCGTCGTGCGCGTGCGCGCCACCTCGCTCAACCGCCGCGACACGATGATCCTCAACGGCACCTATCCGCTGACGCCCCGCGCTGGCATCGTTCCGCTTAGCGACGGCGCTGGCGAGGTGGCGGCGGTCGGCGACGGCGTCACACGCTTTGCCGTCGGCGACCGCGTCACCGGCAGCTATTTCGCCCGTTGGGTCGACGGCCGCATGCATCCCGGCATCGTCGACCAGCTCGGCTGCACGCTGGACGGCATGCTCTCGGAATATGCCCTGCTCGACGAGCAATGGGCGGTGCGGCTGCCCGACCACCTCTCCTGGCACGAAGCCACGACCTTCACCTGTGCCGGCCTGACCGCCTGGAGCGCGGTGACGGGCGCCGAGATTCCGAAGCCTGGACAATGGGTTCTGGTCATCGGTTCAGGCGGCGTCGCATTGTTTGCGCTGCAGTTTGCCAAGCTCGCCGGCTGCCGCGTAGCGGCCGTCACCTCACGCGGCGAGAAGGCCGACAGGGTGCGGGCGCTCGGCGCCGACCTCGTCATCGCAGCCACCGAGACGCCGGAATGGGGCATGAAACTGCGCGAGGCGACTGGCGGCATCGATCTCGTCGTCGAGACCGGCGGTCCGGCCACCTTCGCGCAATCGCTGATCGCAAGCACGCTTTACGGCCGCATCGTGCTGCTCACGGTGCAGGACCAGAAGGGCAAATCGGTCGAAATTCCAAGCGCCGTCTATCAGCGCAGCCTCGCCACCATAAGCCGTGTCTTCGTCGGCAGCCGCAACGAGCTGGAGGCGATGCTTGCAGCCGTCGCCACCCATCGGCTGAAGCCGATCATCGACAGGGTTTTCCCCTTCGCCGAGGGGCGCGAAGCCTACCGCCATTTCCAGCAGGGCGACGTCTTCGGCAAGGTTGTCATCGACGGCGTGTGA
- a CDS encoding OsmC family protein, translating into MTIRESSAEWQGTLKEGSGRLRLGSGVFESAYSFPSRFENGPGTNPEELIAAAHAGCFSMALSAILGREGHIPKHIRTIAKVHLGATTAGPTITRIELETEASVAGLTGEEFERLAQAAKATCLVSRALTGVATITLKASLIDH; encoded by the coding sequence ATGACAATTCGCGAATCTTCGGCCGAGTGGCAGGGCACGCTCAAGGAGGGCTCCGGGCGGTTGCGGCTGGGCAGCGGCGTGTTCGAAAGCGCCTATTCCTTCCCGTCTCGCTTCGAGAACGGTCCGGGCACCAATCCGGAGGAACTAATCGCGGCCGCCCATGCCGGCTGCTTCTCGATGGCGCTGAGCGCCATCCTTGGCCGCGAGGGCCATATCCCGAAACACATCCGCACGATCGCAAAAGTGCATCTCGGCGCCACCACGGCCGGGCCGACGATCACCCGCATTGAGTTGGAGACCGAGGCGAGCGTCGCCGGGCTGACCGGGGAGGAATTCGAGCGGCTGGCGCAGGCCGCCAAGGCAACCTGCCTTGTCTCACGCGCGCTGACTGGCGTCGCCACGATCACGCTCAAGGCAAGCCTCATTGACCACTGA
- a CDS encoding OsmC family protein: MDIATFRATQEPIKDLYRKDARAALLTLKAKGSADDSRVTCKVETGRGLALAGIHPKAGGSGQELCSGDMLLEALIACAGVSMRAAAAVLEIPIKSAEISAEGDVDLRGTLGVTEGVPVGFKEIRLRFDIETDAPQNRLTQLMELTDRYCVIFQTIQRSPRTFVKLNRVAR, encoded by the coding sequence ATGGACATCGCGACATTTCGCGCCACGCAGGAGCCGATCAAGGATCTATATCGCAAGGATGCGCGGGCGGCACTTCTTACGCTGAAGGCCAAGGGCAGCGCCGACGACTCCAGGGTGACCTGCAAGGTCGAGACCGGCCGCGGCCTTGCGCTGGCCGGCATCCATCCGAAAGCCGGCGGCAGCGGGCAGGAACTCTGTTCCGGCGACATGCTGCTGGAGGCGCTGATCGCCTGCGCCGGCGTTTCGATGCGGGCGGCCGCCGCCGTGCTGGAGATTCCGATCAAGTCGGCCGAAATCTCCGCCGAGGGCGACGTCGATCTTCGAGGTACGCTGGGCGTCACCGAAGGCGTGCCGGTCGGCTTCAAGGAGATCCGCTTGCGCTTCGACATCGAGACGGACGCTCCGCAAAACCGGCTCACCCAACTGATGGAGCTCACCGATCGCTACTGCGTGATCTTCCAGACCATCCAGCGCAGCCCCAGGACCTTCGTGAAGCTCAACAGGGTCGCGCGGTAA
- a CDS encoding GFA family protein: MTVHKGGCFCGAVEIEVHGTAEAMGYCHCSSCRSWSASPVNAFTLWKPENVKVTKGAEFLSGFRKSKMSDRQFCTKCGGHLMTDHPPLGLVDVYAATIPTVEFKPGVHVNYAETVLPMKDGLPKLKDFPAELGGSGVSVPE; this comes from the coding sequence ATGACGGTACACAAGGGCGGCTGTTTTTGCGGCGCCGTGGAGATCGAAGTGCACGGAACCGCCGAGGCGATGGGCTATTGCCATTGCAGTTCCTGTCGTTCGTGGTCGGCGTCTCCGGTGAACGCCTTCACGCTGTGGAAGCCGGAGAACGTCAAGGTCACCAAGGGCGCGGAGTTCCTGTCCGGCTTCAGGAAGTCGAAGATGAGCGACCGCCAGTTCTGCACCAAATGCGGCGGTCACCTGATGACGGATCATCCGCCGCTCGGACTGGTCGACGTCTATGCGGCGACGATACCGACGGTGGAATTCAAGCCGGGGGTCCATGTCAACTACGCCGAGACTGTCCTGCCGATGAAGGACGGCTTGCCGAAGCTGAAGGATTTTCCGGCCGAGCTCGGAGGCTCCGGGGTGAGCGTGCCAGAGTAG
- a CDS encoding AraC family transcriptional regulator has translation MAGDALSDLLKTVRLTGATFFDIKAQDPWAVCSPAPSSILPKILPGADHLISYHVLTSGRCFARIIGKEAIVVEAGEVVVFTRSDPHIMSSNPDLRADPPPADVLEIASASQKPFHLNYVSGEGSISAGLVCGYLACDALPFNPLLEALPPVIKAGDSKGDAGWLGQFIKLAVSEVAQKRAGSETVLTKLSELMFVDVLRRYVESLPPQQTGWLAGLRDPHLSKALALIHDRPAHNWTIESLARESALSRTVLAERFTRLIGIPPMHYLAKWRMQIASELLSTGNSNIASIAADIGYESEAAFSRAFKKMIGVPPSAWRLGVRAASGSGSDEAPETEGEPRNELID, from the coding sequence ATGGCCGGGGACGCTCTGTCTGATCTCTTGAAAACGGTGCGTCTCACCGGCGCGACGTTTTTCGACATAAAGGCCCAGGATCCATGGGCCGTCTGCTCGCCCGCCCCCTCCTCGATATTGCCGAAGATCCTTCCCGGCGCGGATCACCTGATTTCCTACCACGTGCTGACGAGCGGCCGTTGCTTCGCCCGCATCATCGGCAAGGAGGCGATCGTCGTGGAGGCCGGCGAAGTCGTGGTCTTCACCAGAAGCGACCCGCATATCATGTCGAGCAATCCCGACCTGCGGGCGGATCCGCCGCCGGCGGATGTGCTGGAGATCGCATCCGCCAGTCAAAAGCCGTTCCACCTCAACTACGTCAGCGGCGAGGGATCGATCTCGGCCGGGCTCGTCTGCGGCTATCTGGCCTGTGATGCCCTGCCGTTCAACCCACTGCTCGAAGCGCTGCCGCCGGTCATCAAGGCCGGAGACTCAAAAGGCGATGCCGGCTGGCTCGGTCAGTTCATCAAACTGGCGGTATCGGAGGTCGCGCAGAAGCGGGCGGGCAGCGAGACCGTGCTCACCAAGCTCAGCGAACTGATGTTTGTCGACGTGCTGCGTCGCTATGTGGAATCGCTGCCGCCGCAGCAGACCGGCTGGCTGGCGGGTCTGCGCGATCCGCATCTGAGCAAGGCGCTGGCGCTGATCCACGACCGGCCGGCGCACAACTGGACGATTGAATCCCTGGCGAGAGAATCCGCCCTGTCCCGCACGGTCCTTGCGGAGCGCTTTACAAGGCTCATCGGAATCCCGCCGATGCACTACCTCGCCAAATGGCGCATGCAAATCGCCTCGGAGCTGCTCAGCACCGGCAACAGCAACATCGCCAGCATTGCGGCGGACATCGGCTACGAGTCCGAGGCGGCGTTCAGCCGTGCCTTCAAGAAGATGATCGGCGTCCCGCCTTCGGCCTGGCGGCTTGGCGTTCGGGCCGCGTCCGGCTCCGGAAGCGATGAGGCTCCCGAAACCGAAGGCGAACCGCGCAACGAACTGATTGACTGA
- a CDS encoding LysE family translocator, with product MSIEFLLTSLIIVASPGTGVLYTLSAGLSRGARASVIAAFACTLGIIPHMAAAVTGLAAVLHTSAVAFETLKYLGVAYLLYMAWNTLKEKGGLSVDENVAPRSAARIITSGILINILNPKLSIFFFAFLPQFVSTGEPHALAKMLELSGVFMLMTFVVFAVYGVFAASVRSHIVSRPMVLTWMRRTFAGAFVMLGAKLALADR from the coding sequence GTGAGCATCGAATTCCTGTTGACGTCGCTGATTATCGTCGCTTCGCCCGGCACCGGCGTTCTGTACACGCTGAGCGCCGGCCTTTCGCGCGGCGCGCGCGCCTCGGTCATCGCCGCCTTCGCCTGCACTCTGGGCATCATCCCGCACATGGCGGCCGCCGTCACCGGTCTCGCCGCGGTGCTGCACACCAGCGCAGTCGCCTTCGAGACGCTGAAATATCTCGGCGTCGCCTACCTGCTCTACATGGCCTGGAACACGCTGAAGGAGAAAGGCGGGTTGAGTGTCGACGAGAACGTCGCCCCGCGCTCCGCGGCCAGGATCATCACCTCCGGCATCCTGATCAACATCCTCAATCCAAAACTGTCGATCTTCTTCTTTGCCTTCCTGCCGCAATTCGTCAGCACCGGCGAGCCGCACGCGCTTGCCAAGATGCTGGAACTCTCCGGCGTCTTCATGCTGATGACCTTCGTCGTCTTCGCGGTCTACGGCGTGTTCGCTGCCTCGGTGCGCAGCCACATCGTGTCGCGGCCGATGGTGCTGACCTGGATGCGCCGCACCTTCGCCGGTGCCTTCGTCATGCTCGGCGCCAAGCTGGCGCTGGCCGATCGCTAG
- a CDS encoding YkgJ family cysteine cluster protein — protein sequence MPHDQSLLILSDASAAFDCQSCGACCAYSADWPRFSTEEDEQLDRIPAELVAADHSGMRCEGGRCSALTGEVGRHTACGIYELRPDVCRACMPGGDDCLMARAAYGLALS from the coding sequence TTGCCGCACGACCAATCCCTTCTAATCCTTAGCGATGCATCTGCCGCGTTCGACTGCCAGAGCTGCGGCGCCTGCTGCGCTTATTCGGCCGACTGGCCGCGCTTTTCGACCGAGGAGGACGAACAGCTCGACCGCATTCCGGCCGAACTGGTTGCGGCCGACCACTCCGGCATGCGCTGCGAGGGGGGCCGATGTTCAGCGCTCACCGGCGAGGTCGGCAGACATACGGCCTGCGGCATCTACGAACTGCGCCCCGATGTCTGCCGCGCCTGCATGCCCGGCGGCGATGACTGCCTGATGGCAAGGGCGGCGTATGGGCTGGCGTTGAGCTAA
- a CDS encoding YciI family protein: MASNEASREAKAPMIFHCRMIPPRPDFAFTMTEEEQSLMNAHADYLRGQLRAGTMMLAGPVADPAGPWGLLILRVGSEAEARAVTDGDPVVRSGRGFRYEILPMMSAIM; this comes from the coding sequence ATGGCCAGCAACGAAGCATCGCGTGAAGCCAAGGCGCCAATGATCTTCCATTGCCGGATGATCCCGCCGCGGCCTGATTTCGCCTTCACCATGACGGAGGAAGAGCAATCGCTGATGAACGCGCATGCCGACTATCTGCGCGGCCAGCTTCGCGCCGGCACGATGATGCTGGCCGGTCCCGTCGCCGATCCAGCCGGACCATGGGGCCTATTGATCCTGCGCGTCGGCAGCGAGGCCGAGGCCAGAGCGGTGACCGACGGCGATCCGGTGGTGCGTTCGGGCCGCGGCTTCCGTTATGAAATCCTGCCGATGATGAGCGCGATCATGTAG